Proteins from one Burkholderia oklahomensis C6786 genomic window:
- the nadC gene encoding carboxylating nicotinate-nucleotide diphosphorylase, with amino-acid sequence MTNDAVSPLFAEISREYGAAFEAAIARNVADALAEDVGSGDQTGRLVPDGAPRRARVIVREAAVLCGVPWFVAVVRAVDPSIEVDWRYREGDRMTADSTVCELRGAARSLLTAERNALNFLQLLSGIATATRRYVDRIGDTRTRILDTRKTLPGLRLAQKYAVRVGGGANQRLALYAGILIKENHIAAAGGVGEALDAAFALNADVPVQIEVETLEQLRTALAHGAQSVLLDNFTLDMMRDAVRITEGRAVLEVSGGVNFDTVRAIADTGVDRISIGALTKDVRATDYSMRIVE; translated from the coding sequence ATGACGAACGACGCAGTGTCGCCGCTCTTCGCCGAGATCTCGCGCGAATACGGCGCCGCATTCGAAGCGGCGATCGCGCGTAATGTCGCCGATGCGCTTGCCGAGGATGTCGGCAGCGGCGATCAGACCGGGCGCCTCGTGCCGGACGGCGCACCGCGCCGCGCGCGCGTGATCGTGCGCGAGGCGGCCGTGCTGTGCGGCGTGCCGTGGTTCGTCGCGGTGGTGCGCGCGGTCGATCCGTCGATCGAAGTCGACTGGCGCTATCGCGAAGGCGATCGGATGACGGCCGACTCGACCGTTTGCGAATTGCGCGGCGCCGCGCGGTCGCTGTTGACGGCCGAGCGCAACGCGCTCAATTTCCTGCAGCTGCTGTCGGGCATTGCGACTGCGACGCGCCGCTACGTCGACCGGATCGGGGATACGCGCACGCGCATCCTCGACACGCGCAAGACGCTGCCGGGCCTGCGGCTCGCGCAGAAGTACGCGGTGCGCGTCGGCGGCGGCGCGAACCAGCGGCTCGCGCTCTATGCCGGCATCCTGATCAAGGAAAATCACATCGCGGCGGCGGGCGGCGTCGGCGAGGCGCTCGACGCGGCGTTCGCGCTGAATGCCGACGTGCCGGTGCAGATCGAGGTCGAAACGCTCGAGCAGCTGCGTACGGCGCTTGCGCACGGCGCGCAGTCGGTGCTGCTCGACAATTTCACGCTCGACATGATGCGCGACGCGGTGCGCATCACGGAAGGCCGCGCGGTGCTCGAGGTGTCGGGCGGCGTGAACTTCGACACGGTGCGTGCGATCGCGGACACGGGCGTCGACCGGATCTCGATCGGCGCGCTGACGAAGGACGTGCGCGCGACCGATTATTCGATGCGCATTGTCGAATGA
- a CDS encoding ABC transporter ATP-binding protein, whose product MSEQIRLSVKGVNKRFGGLQALSDVGLEIKEGQIYGLIGPNGAGKTTFFNVITGLYTPDSGEFRLDGDTYTPTAVHQVAKAGIARTFQNIRLFGGMTALENVMVGRHVRTKHGLLGAVFQTPAERREEREIKERAIELLDYVGVLQYADYTARNLSYGHQRRLEIARALATDPKLLALDEPAAGMNATEKVELTRLLDKIRSDGRTILLIEHDVKLVMHLCNRMTVLDYGKVIAEGLPQDVQKNPKVIEAYLGAGVH is encoded by the coding sequence ATGAGCGAACAAATTCGACTGTCCGTCAAAGGCGTGAACAAGCGCTTCGGCGGCCTGCAGGCCCTGTCCGACGTCGGGCTCGAGATCAAGGAAGGGCAGATCTACGGTCTGATCGGCCCGAACGGCGCGGGCAAGACCACGTTCTTCAACGTGATCACGGGGCTCTACACGCCCGATTCCGGCGAGTTCCGGCTCGACGGCGACACGTACACGCCGACCGCGGTCCACCAGGTCGCGAAGGCGGGCATCGCGCGCACGTTCCAGAACATCCGCCTGTTCGGCGGGATGACGGCGCTCGAGAACGTCATGGTCGGGCGCCACGTGCGCACGAAGCACGGTCTCCTGGGCGCGGTGTTCCAGACGCCCGCCGAGCGCAGGGAAGAGCGCGAGATCAAGGAGCGCGCGATCGAGCTGCTCGACTACGTCGGCGTGCTGCAGTACGCCGACTACACCGCGCGCAATCTGTCGTACGGCCATCAGCGCCGGCTGGAAATCGCGCGCGCGCTCGCGACCGATCCGAAGCTGCTCGCACTCGACGAGCCGGCGGCGGGCATGAACGCGACCGAGAAGGTCGAGCTCACGCGCCTGCTCGACAAGATCCGCTCGGACGGCCGCACGATCCTGCTGATCGAGCACGACGTGAAGCTCGTGATGCACTTGTGCAACCGCATGACGGTGCTCGATTACGGCAAGGTGATCGCCGAGGGTCTGCCGCAGGACGTGCAGAAGAACCCGAAGGTGATTGAGGCATATCTCGGCGCAGGGGTGCACTGA
- a CDS encoding FKBP-type peptidyl-prolyl cis-trans isomerase — protein MSLIDLAEVKPGSHVTLHYRLALADGADIVNTFSDKPATLLLGAGQLAPSLEDILIGLKAGHHSTFRLTPEQAFGPRNPDMIQRVSLATLRDNGMVGDDFAPGDLIEFNAPDGGRYAGVLKEIGETSALFDFNHPLAGQALAFEVKIIGIL, from the coding sequence ATGAGCCTCATCGACCTTGCAGAAGTGAAGCCCGGTTCGCACGTCACGCTTCATTACCGGCTCGCCCTTGCCGACGGCGCCGACATCGTCAACACGTTCTCCGACAAGCCCGCCACGCTCCTGCTCGGCGCGGGACAGCTTGCGCCGTCGCTGGAAGACATTCTGATCGGCCTCAAGGCGGGCCACCATTCGACTTTCCGGCTAACGCCCGAGCAAGCGTTCGGGCCGCGCAATCCGGACATGATCCAGCGCGTGTCGCTCGCGACGCTGCGGGACAACGGCATGGTCGGCGATGATTTCGCGCCGGGCGACCTGATCGAATTCAACGCGCCGGACGGCGGGCGCTACGCGGGCGTGCTGAAGGAGATCGGCGAGACGTCCGCGCTCTTCGATTTCAATCATCCGCTCGCGGGCCAGGCGCTCGCGTTCGAAGTGAAAATCATCGGGATTCTGTAA
- the rpmB gene encoding 50S ribosomal protein L28, which translates to MARVCQVTGKAPMSGNNVSHANNKTKRRFLPNLQNRRFWVESENRWVRLRVSNAGLRLIDKNGIDSVLADLRARGEA; encoded by the coding sequence ATGGCACGCGTATGCCAAGTAACTGGGAAAGCGCCGATGAGCGGCAACAACGTTTCCCACGCCAACAACAAGACGAAGCGTCGCTTCCTGCCGAATCTGCAAAACCGCCGGTTCTGGGTTGAAAGCGAAAACCGTTGGGTGCGTCTGCGCGTTTCGAACGCCGGCCTGCGCCTGATCGACAAGAACGGCATCGATTCCGTGCTCGCCGACCTGCGCGCACGCGGCGAAGCCTAA
- the radC gene encoding RadC family protein, producing MQYETLAVGENVDDEPARDRLAPPPAAPPAPAPAPAATPAPPAAAAHRGRDLPRERLLARGPAALSDAELVALLLGSGLPGHDVFALAHTLLARFGSLRALLDAAPDDFKGLRGIGPARTAILVAVVELARRALAEKARERPLVDSPGAVEDYLRLLIGTRQHEVFVCLFLDARHRLLRTEETAHGSLTRMAVYPREIVRRALSLNAAALIVAHNHPSGAVRPSAADRRLTRVLRDALALIDVRLMDHFVVGANDTFSFAQAGWI from the coding sequence ATGCAATACGAGACTCTTGCAGTCGGCGAGAACGTCGACGACGAGCCCGCGCGCGATCGGCTCGCCCCGCCGCCGGCCGCCCCGCCGGCCCCGGCCCCGGCCCCAGCCGCAACGCCCGCGCCGCCCGCCGCCGCGGCGCACCGCGGGCGCGACCTGCCGCGCGAACGCCTGCTTGCGCGCGGGCCCGCCGCGCTGTCGGACGCGGAGCTCGTCGCGCTCCTGCTCGGTTCGGGCCTGCCCGGCCACGACGTGTTCGCGCTCGCGCACACGCTGCTCGCGCGCTTCGGCTCGCTGCGCGCACTCCTCGACGCGGCGCCCGACGACTTCAAGGGCCTGCGCGGGATCGGCCCCGCGCGCACCGCGATCCTGGTCGCGGTCGTCGAGCTGGCGCGCCGCGCGCTCGCCGAGAAGGCTCGCGAGCGGCCGCTCGTCGATTCGCCGGGCGCGGTCGAGGATTATCTGCGGCTGCTGATCGGCACGCGGCAGCACGAAGTGTTCGTATGCCTCTTCCTCGATGCCCGGCATCGGCTGCTGCGGACGGAGGAAACCGCGCACGGGTCGCTCACGCGGATGGCCGTCTATCCGCGCGAAATCGTGCGGCGCGCCCTGTCGCTGAATGCGGCGGCGCTCATCGTCGCGCATAATCATCCGTCGGGCGCGGTGCGGCCGAGCGCCGCGGATCGGCGCTTGACGCGCGTGCTGCGCGACGCGCTCGCGCTCATCGACGTGCGATTGATGGACCATTTCGTCGTCGGCGCAAACGATACGTTTTCTTTCGCGCAGGCGGGCTGGATCTAG
- a CDS encoding branched-chain amino acid ABC transporter permease, translating into MDIFVQQILNGLVLGSVYAIIALGYTMVYGILGIINFAHGDVLMVGAMVALSAITVLQNHFPGLGHVATLAIGLGIAAIVCACVGFTIERVAYRPLRRAPRLAPLITAIGVSILLQTAAMMIWSRNPLPFPQLLPTDPINVIKAGENNPGAVISMTEIAIIIVAFLVMAGLLLLVHKTKLGRAMRAIAENPNTASLMGVNPNFVISATFMIGSALAALAGVMIASEYGNVHFYMGFIPGMKAFTAAVLGGIGNLGGAMVGGVLLGLIEQLGAGYIGNLTGGVFGSNYQDVFAFIVLIIVLVFRPSGLLGERVADRA; encoded by the coding sequence ATGGATATTTTCGTCCAGCAGATCCTCAACGGACTGGTGCTCGGCAGTGTCTACGCCATCATCGCGTTGGGCTATACGATGGTGTACGGCATTCTCGGCATCATCAACTTCGCGCACGGCGACGTGCTGATGGTGGGCGCGATGGTCGCGCTTTCCGCGATCACGGTGCTGCAGAACCACTTCCCCGGTCTTGGCCACGTCGCGACGCTCGCGATCGGGCTCGGGATCGCGGCGATCGTCTGCGCATGCGTCGGCTTCACGATCGAGCGCGTCGCATACCGGCCGCTGCGCCGGGCGCCGCGTCTCGCGCCGCTCATCACCGCGATCGGCGTGTCGATCCTGCTGCAGACGGCCGCCATGATGATCTGGTCGCGCAATCCGCTGCCGTTCCCGCAACTGCTGCCGACCGATCCGATCAACGTGATCAAGGCGGGCGAGAACAATCCGGGCGCGGTGATTTCGATGACCGAGATCGCGATCATCATCGTCGCGTTCCTCGTGATGGCGGGCCTGCTGCTGCTCGTGCACAAGACGAAGCTCGGCCGCGCGATGCGCGCGATCGCCGAGAACCCGAACACGGCGAGCCTGATGGGCGTGAATCCGAACTTCGTGATTTCGGCGACCTTCATGATCGGCTCGGCGCTCGCCGCGCTCGCGGGCGTGATGATCGCTTCCGAATACGGCAACGTGCACTTCTACATGGGCTTCATCCCCGGCATGAAGGCGTTCACGGCGGCGGTGCTGGGCGGGATCGGCAACCTGGGCGGCGCGATGGTGGGCGGCGTGCTGCTCGGCCTCATCGAGCAGTTGGGCGCGGGCTACATCGGCAATCTGACGGGCGGGGTGTTCGGCAGCAACTACCAGGACGTGTTCGCGTTCATCGTGCTCATCATCGTGCTGGTGTTCCGGCCGTCGGGCCTGTTGGGCGAACGTGTCGCCGATCGCGCGTAA
- the nadB gene encoding L-aspartate oxidase: MNFDVAIVGSGLAGLSVALNLAQTRRVALVAKRSMMEGASDYAQGGIAAVLDSADSVENHVNDTLIAGGGLCDEAATRYIVEHGREAIEWLISQGVPFTKDDAAELGFHLTREGGHSHRRIIHAADATGHAVLATLSERARTHPNITFFEDHHAIDLITSDRLGLPGLPGRRCVGLYALDVQTGQTVTIEAPHTVLATGGAGKVYLYTTNPDTATGDGIAMAWRAGCRIANMEFIQFHPTCLFHPYAKSFLISEAVRGEGGILKLPDGTRFMPAHDPRAELAPRDIVARAIDFEIKKRGIDCVYLDISHQPEAFLREHFPTIFARCLEFGIDISKAPIPVVPAAHYTCGGVVTDLAGRTDIAGLYAVGETSCTGLHGANRLASNSLLECLVIGRAAADAIESAGYDSATHGPLPAWDESRVADADEEVVVAHNWDELRRLMWNYVGIVRTDKRLERAQHRLKLLRDEIHEYYAHFRVSRDLLELRNLVDVASLIVDSARARHESRGLHYSRDWPQALPKALPTVLTPVRRASK; this comes from the coding sequence ATGAATTTCGATGTGGCGATCGTCGGCAGCGGCCTCGCCGGTTTGTCGGTCGCGCTCAATCTCGCACAAACGCGACGCGTCGCACTGGTCGCGAAGCGGTCGATGATGGAGGGCGCGAGCGACTACGCGCAAGGCGGCATCGCCGCGGTGCTCGATTCGGCGGACAGCGTCGAGAATCACGTGAACGACACGCTGATCGCGGGCGGCGGCTTGTGCGACGAAGCCGCGACGCGCTACATCGTCGAGCACGGCCGCGAAGCGATCGAATGGCTGATCTCGCAAGGCGTGCCGTTTACGAAGGACGACGCCGCGGAGCTCGGCTTCCACCTGACCCGCGAAGGCGGCCACAGCCATCGCCGCATCATTCATGCGGCCGACGCGACGGGCCACGCCGTGCTCGCGACGCTTTCCGAGCGCGCCCGCACGCACCCGAACATCACGTTCTTCGAGGATCACCACGCGATCGACCTCATCACGTCCGATCGCCTCGGACTGCCCGGACTACCGGGCCGGCGCTGCGTCGGCCTCTACGCGCTCGACGTACAGACCGGCCAAACGGTGACGATCGAGGCGCCGCACACGGTGCTCGCGACGGGCGGCGCCGGCAAAGTCTATCTGTACACGACGAACCCGGACACCGCGACGGGCGACGGCATTGCGATGGCGTGGCGCGCGGGCTGCCGGATCGCGAACATGGAGTTCATCCAGTTCCATCCGACCTGCCTGTTCCACCCGTACGCGAAGTCGTTCCTCATTTCCGAGGCGGTGCGCGGCGAAGGCGGCATCCTCAAGCTGCCGGACGGCACCCGCTTCATGCCCGCGCACGATCCGCGCGCCGAGCTCGCGCCGCGCGACATCGTCGCGCGCGCGATCGACTTCGAGATCAAGAAGCGCGGGATCGACTGCGTGTATCTCGACATCAGCCACCAGCCCGAAGCGTTCCTGCGCGAGCACTTCCCGACGATCTTCGCGCGCTGCCTCGAGTTCGGCATCGACATCTCGAAGGCGCCGATCCCGGTCGTGCCGGCCGCGCACTACACGTGCGGCGGCGTTGTCACGGATCTCGCCGGACGCACCGACATCGCGGGCCTCTATGCGGTCGGCGAGACGTCGTGCACGGGCCTGCACGGCGCGAACCGCCTCGCGAGCAATTCGCTCCTCGAATGCCTCGTGATCGGCCGCGCGGCCGCCGACGCGATCGAGAGCGCCGGCTACGATTCGGCGACGCACGGCCCGCTGCCCGCATGGGACGAGAGCCGCGTGGCGGACGCGGACGAGGAAGTGGTCGTCGCGCACAACTGGGACGAGCTGCGCCGCCTGATGTGGAACTACGTCGGCATCGTGCGCACCGACAAGCGCCTCGAGCGCGCGCAGCACCGCCTGAAGCTGTTGCGCGACGAGATCCACGAGTACTACGCGCACTTCCGCGTGAGCCGCGATCTGCTCGAGCTGCGCAATCTCGTCGACGTCGCGTCGCTGATCGTCGACAGCGCACGGGCGCGCCACGAAAGCCGCGGCCTGCACTACAGCCGCGACTGGCCGCAGGCATTGCCGAAGGCGCTACCGACCGTGCTCACGCCGGTGCGGCGCGCATCGAAATGA
- a CDS encoding ABC transporter permease subunit — translation MTSIQPIETSASLVEERHTAKTVTVGVLTAALVVAAPLLIGAAGGNYWVRVLDFAMLYVMLALGLNVVVGFAGLLDLGYIAFYAVGAYTAALLSSPHLTSHFDWIAQLVPGGLHVPFFLIVPIAMAFAAFFGILLGAPTLRLRGDYLAIVTLGFGEIVRIFMNNLDRPVNVTNGPQGITGIDPVTVAGFNLSQTHEIFGFSLPSVYMYYYLFVLCALLVIWVCTRLQHSRIGRAWAAIREDEIAAKAMGINTRNVKLLAFAMGASFGGLSGAMFGAFQGFVSPESFTFWESVVVLACVVLGGMGHIPGVILGAVLLAVFPEFLRSTMSPLQHMLFGHDVIDTEVIRQGLYGLAMVLIMLYRSEGIWPAPKHEDRIAKLAKRGKKPARA, via the coding sequence ATGACATCCATTCAACCGATCGAAACGTCTGCTTCGCTCGTCGAAGAGCGCCATACCGCGAAGACCGTCACCGTCGGCGTGCTGACCGCGGCGCTCGTCGTCGCGGCGCCGCTCCTCATCGGCGCGGCGGGCGGCAACTACTGGGTGCGCGTGCTCGACTTCGCGATGCTGTACGTGATGCTCGCGCTGGGTCTGAACGTCGTCGTCGGCTTCGCAGGCCTGCTCGACCTGGGCTACATCGCGTTCTACGCGGTGGGCGCATACACCGCGGCGCTCCTGAGCTCGCCGCACCTGACGTCGCACTTCGACTGGATCGCGCAATTGGTGCCGGGCGGCCTGCACGTGCCGTTCTTCCTGATCGTACCGATCGCGATGGCGTTCGCGGCGTTCTTCGGCATCCTGCTCGGCGCGCCGACGCTGCGTCTGCGCGGCGACTACCTCGCGATCGTCACGCTTGGCTTCGGCGAGATCGTCCGGATCTTCATGAACAACCTCGACCGACCGGTCAACGTGACGAACGGGCCGCAGGGGATCACCGGCATCGATCCCGTCACGGTCGCGGGCTTCAACCTGTCGCAGACGCACGAGATCTTCGGCTTCTCGCTGCCGTCGGTCTACATGTACTACTACCTGTTCGTGCTCTGCGCGCTGCTCGTGATCTGGGTCTGCACGCGCCTGCAGCACTCGCGGATCGGCCGCGCATGGGCCGCGATCCGCGAAGACGAGATCGCCGCGAAGGCGATGGGCATCAACACCCGCAACGTGAAGCTGCTCGCGTTCGCGATGGGCGCGTCGTTCGGCGGCCTGTCGGGCGCGATGTTCGGCGCGTTCCAGGGCTTCGTATCGCCGGAATCGTTCACGTTCTGGGAATCGGTCGTCGTGCTGGCCTGCGTCGTGCTGGGCGGCATGGGCCACATTCCGGGCGTGATCCTCGGCGCCGTGCTGCTCGCGGTGTTTCCCGAATTCCTGCGCTCGACGATGAGCCCGCTGCAGCACATGCTGTTCGGCCATGACGTCATCGATACGGAAGTGATTCGCCAGGGCCTGTACGGTCTCGCGATGGTGCTCATCATGCTGTACCGCTCGGAAGGCATCTGGCCCGCGCCGAAGCACGAGGACCGAATCGCAAAACTGGCGAAGCGCGGCAAGAAGCCGGCGCGCGCGTAA
- the ispH gene encoding 4-hydroxy-3-methylbut-2-enyl diphosphate reductase translates to MSSTDTLSGQVAAADAEILLAQPRGFCAGVDRAIEIVERAIAMHGAPIYVRHEIVHNKYVVEDLKKKGAIFVEELAEVPSGNTVIFSAHGVSKAVRDEAAVRGLRIYDATCPLVTKVHVEVAKMRQEGVDIVMIGHKGHPEVEGTMGQVERGMHLVESVEDVRKLELPDPERVALVTQTTLSVDDAAEIIGALKTKFPAIREPKKQDICYATQNRQDAVKFMAPQCDVVIVVGSPNSSNSSRLREVAEKRGVAAYMVDAPEQIDPAWVAGKRRIGVTAGASAPEVLAQAVIARLRELGVTNVRALEGIEENVSFPLPRGLNLSPAT, encoded by the coding sequence ATGAGCTCCACCGATACGCTGTCCGGTCAGGTCGCCGCGGCCGACGCCGAGATTCTGCTCGCTCAGCCGCGCGGTTTCTGCGCGGGCGTCGATCGCGCGATCGAGATCGTCGAGCGCGCGATCGCGATGCACGGCGCGCCGATCTACGTGCGCCACGAGATCGTGCACAACAAGTACGTCGTCGAGGATCTGAAGAAGAAGGGGGCGATCTTCGTCGAGGAACTCGCGGAAGTGCCGTCCGGCAACACGGTGATCTTCAGTGCGCACGGCGTGTCGAAGGCGGTGCGCGACGAGGCGGCCGTGCGCGGCCTGCGTATCTATGACGCAACGTGTCCGCTCGTCACGAAGGTGCACGTCGAGGTCGCGAAGATGCGCCAGGAAGGCGTCGACATCGTGATGATCGGCCACAAGGGGCACCCGGAAGTCGAAGGCACGATGGGCCAGGTGGAGCGCGGGATGCATCTCGTCGAGAGCGTCGAAGACGTGCGGAAGCTCGAGCTGCCCGATCCGGAGCGCGTCGCGCTCGTCACGCAGACGACGCTGTCGGTCGACGACGCGGCCGAGATCATCGGCGCGCTCAAGACGAAATTCCCCGCGATCCGCGAGCCGAAGAAGCAGGACATCTGCTACGCGACGCAGAACCGTCAGGATGCGGTGAAGTTCATGGCGCCGCAGTGCGACGTCGTGATCGTCGTCGGCAGCCCGAATAGCTCGAATTCGAGCCGCTTGCGCGAAGTCGCCGAGAAGCGCGGCGTCGCCGCCTACATGGTGGACGCGCCCGAGCAGATCGATCCGGCCTGGGTTGCCGGCAAGCGTCGAATCGGCGTGACGGCGGGCGCATCGGCGCCCGAGGTGCTCGCACAAGCGGTGATCGCGCGTTTGCGCGAGCTCGGCGTGACCAACGTGCGCGCGCTCGAGGGCATCGAGGAGAACGTGTCGTTCCCATTGCCGCGCGGCTTGAATCTGTCGCCCGCGACCTGA
- the rpmG gene encoding 50S ribosomal protein L33 has protein sequence MAKGARDKIKLESTAGTGHFYTTTKNKRNMPEKMEIMKFDPVARKHVAYKETKIK, from the coding sequence ATGGCGAAAGGCGCACGCGACAAGATCAAGCTCGAGTCGACCGCAGGCACGGGTCACTTCTATACGACCACGAAGAACAAGCGCAACATGCCGGAAAAGATGGAGATCATGAAGTTCGATCCCGTCGCCCGCAAGCATGTGGCGTACAAAGAAACCAAGATCAAGTAA